One part of the Bacteroidia bacterium genome encodes these proteins:
- a CDS encoding glycosyltransferase family 39 protein: MKLKDLYTDRKWRDRVILTIYAILAYMQVLHHLDFFPLISWDESLFGMRMLSIAEDGEYLKNFDAFQGMGHPNHKPPFITLLQVFFYKIFGANMVELAMRLPIALGTLTLLFYFPYFSLKKFGNISWGVLAGMVLLCSRGYHMIHIGKTGDHDAPLAVIMCMGLFAFYHYMEAKSQKERNRHLFLLSLSFLLAYLTKSVMAFFFVFGFIAYALVKGQLLSILKRPSTYIAFAALGLSILIYHLLLNSFASVHHSTMHFRVFRQFVNVHVSQAHDHKWDYYLHRITGRNFYPFYFFLPLGFSVAFNRNFPRLRDLSLLASLSLASFFLIISFSVTKLEWYDAALYPLLAMITASALYMLWSAGRELMARSPYFSQSFNYILIFLLFAFPYYWINSEFHVYKLLYPEEKFAYIMEQVDRKLEVKDYYLAAPMGIPHASFYAAYYNRAKKFNIRLIDSVSNLKTGEYVMACHDDFVEAIKEKYEVYRAEMYDQCRLFEIKGRKVNSAEELKLNISTESQEN; encoded by the coding sequence ATGAAGCTCAAAGACCTGTATACCGACCGGAAATGGCGGGATCGAGTGATCCTAACGATCTATGCAATTCTGGCTTATATGCAGGTTCTCCACCATCTGGATTTCTTTCCCCTAATCAGTTGGGATGAATCTTTATTTGGGATGCGAATGCTTTCCATAGCCGAGGATGGAGAGTATCTCAAAAACTTTGATGCCTTTCAGGGCATGGGGCATCCCAATCATAAGCCTCCATTTATCACCCTCCTTCAGGTATTTTTTTATAAAATATTTGGAGCGAATATGGTAGAATTGGCTATGCGCCTACCTATAGCCTTGGGAACGCTTACCTTATTATTCTATTTCCCATATTTTTCACTGAAGAAGTTTGGTAATATTTCCTGGGGAGTGCTGGCAGGTATGGTCCTCCTTTGTAGCAGAGGGTACCACATGATCCATATTGGCAAAACCGGTGATCATGACGCGCCATTGGCAGTGATCATGTGCATGGGATTATTTGCTTTCTACCACTATATGGAAGCAAAAAGCCAGAAAGAGAGAAATCGACATTTATTCCTGCTAAGCCTGAGTTTTTTACTTGCCTATCTGACAAAAAGCGTGATGGCTTTCTTCTTTGTCTTTGGATTCATTGCTTATGCATTAGTAAAAGGGCAATTGCTTAGTATCCTGAAAAGGCCATCTACCTATATAGCTTTTGCTGCACTGGGACTCTCAATTCTGATTTATCATCTGCTTCTGAATTCATTTGCAAGTGTACATCACAGCACCATGCATTTTCGAGTATTTCGGCAATTTGTAAATGTTCATGTATCTCAGGCACATGATCACAAATGGGATTATTATCTCCATAGAATTACGGGGAGGAATTTCTATCCCTTTTATTTCTTCCTTCCGCTGGGATTCTCTGTAGCTTTCAACCGAAATTTCCCCAGATTAAGAGATTTGAGCCTGTTGGCGAGCTTATCCCTGGCAAGTTTTTTTCTGATCATTAGTTTCTCCGTAACCAAGCTGGAATGGTACGATGCAGCCCTATATCCCTTACTTGCAATGATCACGGCTTCTGCCTTATATATGCTTTGGTCAGCCGGAAGAGAACTAATGGCTCGCTCTCCTTACTTCTCTCAATCTTTTAATTACATTTTAATCTTCCTCCTTTTTGCCTTCCCATACTACTGGATCAATAGTGAATTCCATGTGTATAAATTGCTATATCCAGAGGAAAAATTCGCCTATATTATGGAGCAGGTCGACAGAAAACTGGAGGTGAAGGATTACTATTTGGCGGCTCCTATGGGCATCCCGCATGCCTCTTTTTATGCTGCCTATTATAATCGTGCTAAGAAATTCAATATCAGACTGATAGATAGCGTTAGTAATTTGAAAACTGGCGAATATGTCATGGCTTGCCATGACGATTTTGTCGAAGCAATAAAAGAGAAGTATGAAGTTTATCGGGCAGAAATGTACGATCAATGCAGACTCTTTGAAATTAAGGGCCGAAAAGTTAATTCTGCTGAAGAATTAAAGCTCAATATTTCAACGGAATCTCAAGAAAACTAA
- the carB gene encoding carbamoyl-phosphate synthase large subunit: MPLDPSIKSVLIIGSGPIIIGQACEFDYSGSQASLALKEEGLRVALINSNPATIMTDPVTADDVYLLPLEVESIEHILQKQDIDAVIPTMGGQTALNLAEKCEKAGLWKKYNVKILGADMAAIEKAEDRELFRQTMNRMGIPVCKAETANSFLKGKEIAQRIGFPLVLRPSYTMGGYGGAFVNEEKDFDTLLTRAMQASPIHEVLVEQSIFGWKEYELEVMRDYAGNKLVICTIENFDPMGIHTGDSITVAPAMTLPDTIYQEMRNMAFRVLDELGEFGGGCNVQFSVDPITDQIIIIEINPRVSRSSALASKATGYPIARIAAKLAVGYRLDELPNQITKNTSAFFEPTLDYVIVKIPRWNFSKFQGADPQLGLGMKAVGEVMAIGRSFNEALQKACQSLENNRNGMGADGKELRNLEHIMYSLKHPSADRIFHIKDAMHLGVPLKDILDATRIDPWFLKQIEYLVILEKEVSRYTIKNIPREVMLEAKKNGYADRQIAHLLGCMESDVYKKRKQLKVTRVYKLVDTCAAEFKAETPYYYSTFDEENESIVSDKKKVVVFGAGPNRIGQGIEFDYCCVHGVLAAKEMGYETIMINCNPETVSTDFNIADKLYFEPVFWEHVFEIIEHEKPEGVIVQLGGQTALKLAEKLHRFGIKIIGTSFDMMDMAEDRGRFSQLLKDLEIPYPDFGVAESAEDAIEIANRVGYPVLVRPSYVLGGQDMRIVINDDELTKHVISILSRSPGNKVLVDHFLDGGLEGEVDAICDGEEVHIIGMMEHIEPAGIHSGDSMAVLPPFDLSEKVLTEIKAISNKLAVAMKIKGLINIQFAVKDEKVFIIEANPRASRTVPFIAKAHEIPYVNYATKVMLGTHKVKDFNFQPKLKGYAIKVPVFSFHKFPNVDKALGPEMKSTGEKIYFIKDLKDPFFVKAYNERNMYLTR, encoded by the coding sequence ATGCCATTAGACCCATCCATCAAATCCGTGCTCATTATTGGTAGCGGACCCATCATCATCGGACAAGCCTGTGAATTTGATTATTCTGGATCTCAAGCCTCTCTCGCACTCAAAGAAGAGGGCTTAAGAGTTGCTTTGATCAATAGTAATCCGGCAACGATCATGACGGACCCCGTAACCGCTGATGACGTTTACCTTTTACCTCTTGAAGTTGAATCCATCGAGCACATCCTCCAGAAGCAGGATATAGATGCCGTTATTCCCACCATGGGAGGACAAACGGCACTAAACCTTGCGGAGAAATGTGAAAAAGCTGGATTGTGGAAGAAATACAATGTGAAAATTCTAGGCGCTGACATGGCCGCTATTGAAAAAGCGGAAGACCGGGAGCTTTTCCGGCAAACCATGAATCGAATGGGAATTCCCGTTTGTAAAGCAGAGACCGCCAATTCATTTCTGAAAGGAAAAGAAATTGCGCAAAGGATCGGCTTTCCTTTGGTACTAAGACCTTCTTATACCATGGGAGGATATGGAGGTGCCTTTGTGAATGAAGAAAAAGACTTTGATACCCTCCTTACTCGTGCTATGCAGGCTAGTCCTATTCATGAAGTACTGGTGGAGCAAAGTATTTTCGGATGGAAGGAGTATGAGTTAGAGGTGATGAGGGACTATGCTGGAAATAAACTGGTAATCTGTACGATTGAGAACTTTGATCCCATGGGGATTCATACCGGGGACTCAATTACCGTTGCACCTGCTATGACCCTTCCTGATACCATTTATCAGGAAATGAGAAATATGGCTTTCCGGGTATTGGATGAGTTGGGAGAATTTGGAGGAGGATGTAATGTGCAGTTTTCGGTTGATCCGATTACTGATCAGATCATCATCATTGAGATCAACCCTCGGGTATCTCGCTCTTCAGCCCTTGCCTCCAAAGCGACAGGATATCCCATCGCCCGTATCGCTGCGAAATTGGCAGTAGGGTACAGATTGGATGAGCTGCCCAACCAGATCACGAAAAATACTTCGGCTTTCTTCGAACCAACCCTTGACTACGTAATTGTAAAAATCCCTCGCTGGAATTTCTCTAAATTCCAGGGAGCTGATCCTCAGTTAGGATTAGGGATGAAAGCGGTCGGAGAGGTGATGGCCATCGGCAGGAGCTTCAATGAAGCTTTGCAAAAGGCCTGTCAATCTCTGGAGAACAATAGAAATGGTATGGGTGCAGATGGGAAGGAATTGAGGAATTTGGAGCACATCATGTACAGCCTTAAGCATCCTTCTGCAGATAGGATCTTCCATATCAAGGATGCCATGCATCTGGGCGTACCCCTAAAGGACATATTGGATGCAACCCGAATCGATCCCTGGTTCCTCAAACAAATTGAATACCTGGTGATTCTGGAGAAAGAGGTTTCCAGATATACCATCAAAAATATTCCTCGCGAGGTGATGCTGGAAGCCAAGAAAAATGGATATGCAGATCGCCAGATTGCCCATTTGCTCGGTTGTATGGAATCAGATGTTTACAAAAAGCGTAAGCAACTGAAAGTTACCCGTGTATATAAGCTGGTAGATACCTGTGCGGCTGAATTTAAAGCGGAGACTCCTTATTACTATTCAACCTTTGATGAGGAGAATGAATCCATCGTTAGCGATAAAAAGAAAGTAGTAGTTTTTGGTGCGGGCCCTAACCGAATCGGACAGGGAATCGAATTTGATTACTGCTGTGTGCATGGGGTTCTGGCAGCCAAAGAGATGGGTTATGAAACCATCATGATCAATTGTAATCCGGAAACTGTATCTACAGACTTTAATATAGCAGACAAACTCTATTTCGAGCCAGTCTTCTGGGAGCATGTATTTGAGATTATAGAGCATGAGAAGCCTGAAGGAGTCATTGTGCAGTTGGGTGGGCAAACGGCGCTTAAACTGGCTGAGAAGCTCCACAGGTTTGGTATCAAGATCATCGGTACCAGCTTCGATATGATGGACATGGCCGAGGACAGAGGACGCTTTTCTCAGCTATTGAAAGATCTGGAGATTCCTTATCCTGATTTTGGGGTAGCGGAAAGTGCAGAAGATGCCATCGAAATTGCAAATAGAGTCGGGTATCCGGTACTGGTGAGACCTTCTTATGTATTGGGAGGACAGGATATGCGGATCGTGATCAATGATGATGAACTTACCAAGCATGTAATCAGCATCCTGAGTCGCAGTCCGGGCAATAAAGTTCTCGTGGACCACTTCCTGGATGGAGGCTTAGAAGGAGAAGTGGATGCAATTTGTGATGGAGAAGAAGTGCATATCATCGGAATGATGGAGCATATTGAACCTGCAGGGATTCACTCGGGAGACTCTATGGCAGTCCTGCCTCCTTTCGACCTCAGCGAGAAAGTCCTGACAGAAATCAAAGCCATCAGCAATAAACTGGCCGTTGCCATGAAGATCAAAGGATTGATCAATATTCAATTCGCGGTCAAAGATGAAAAAGTATTTATCATTGAGGCTAATCCAAGGGCTTCACGAACTGTACCTTTCATCGCAAAAGCTCATGAAATTCCCTATGTGAATTATGCGACCAAAGTAATGCTCGGCACCCATAAGGTCAAGGATTTCAATTTCCAACCGAAACTGAAAGGCTATGCGATCAAAGTACCGGTCTTCTCTTTCCACAAATTCCCGAATGTAGATAAAGCCCTAGGGCCAGAGATGAAATCTACCGGTGAGAAGATCTACTTCATCAAAGATTTGAAAGACCCTTTCTTTGTGAAGGCATACAATGAACGAAATATGTATTTGACGAGGTAA
- a CDS encoding DUF1553 domain-containing protein has product MLEKAFRLVFFTGIVYLLSSCNIGSSPEHQFAQELPQKLDFNFHIKPILSDRCYSCHGPDEKAREADLRLDREEDAFNALKNDPSTYPIVAGNAHKSAIFQRISSSDPELQMPPPSSKLHLSAYEIALIEKWIEQGAEWKDHWAFIPPSKGSLPISQKNTWAQNEIDHFILKKLEDSGLQPSPTSDKASLLRRLSFDLRGLPPSLDELDQFLADEKPAAFENWIDRFLEDPAYGERMAADWMDVARYADTHGYLDDTHREVWQWREWVIKSFNENLPYDQFIIWQTAGDLLPNPTKEQILATCFQRLHRQNQEGGVLPEEYRVEYVADRVQTTSKAFLGLTMECARCHDHKYDPISQKEYYSMAAFFNSTFETGRAPIGYESGPTMLLTDDEVDAQIKSLKGAISNSKSILRQKEQSLIKAFDEWMKKERFKAAASSRKNTALLAHFSFDKSTGNTYPNIINPRNSAIMIKGKAEDYAEEGFRGKAIQFDEENAVLFGKELGQFDRTDPFSFNLAIFPAEAYEDASIFDNCDHKWHAYRGYELRIKEGKLLFRISHNYPQNALEIISEQALPVNQWSQIAISYDGSSKAEGMQLYLNGEKMPSKINLNHLYKSSLHTDKNDMVVMPYFGLNMGWRMNDPSLLDGKLDEFSIYSRELSPLEIADLHQRRNIKDILLSNSLEGEELDLLKDYYLLSVRDSLEEEKRLKKLEREENKLLSEISEIMVLGDQQSPRPTFVLNRGAYDDPLEEVFMTTPEKILPFPEKAERNRLGLAKWLVSPDNPLTARVMVNRLWQMCFGEGLVRTPDDFGSQGALPSHPDLLDFLAVNFIESGYDIKAMLKFILSSATYQQSSVIDEELLEKDPDNILLARAPRYRLSAEMLRDQALAASELLVRKPGGESIKPYQPKGLWAEAAFQAWANYQQDTGEDLYKRSLYIYWKRNTPHPFMTTFDIPDRASCTVKRLRTSSPLQSLMLLNYPQFPEAARALAEWTMKKGGENLEERLIYIYRKLSSHFPDETSMQLMKEFYESEYKRFQEAEGSAQDFLSVGEYELQAQSDLPQLASLASLSLSLLNTTPVYMKQ; this is encoded by the coding sequence ATGCTAGAAAAAGCTTTTCGCCTGGTATTTTTTACAGGGATAGTCTATCTCTTGTCCTCCTGCAATATTGGATCAAGCCCTGAGCATCAATTTGCTCAAGAACTTCCGCAAAAGCTAGATTTCAATTTCCATATAAAGCCCATTCTATCGGACCGATGTTACAGCTGTCACGGCCCGGATGAAAAAGCGCGAGAAGCCGATCTAAGATTAGACCGGGAGGAAGATGCATTTAACGCATTAAAGAATGATCCATCTACTTATCCCATTGTTGCCGGGAACGCTCATAAAAGCGCAATTTTCCAAAGGATAAGCAGTTCAGATCCTGAACTGCAAATGCCACCCCCAAGCTCAAAGCTCCACTTATCAGCTTATGAAATTGCCTTGATTGAGAAATGGATAGAACAAGGCGCAGAATGGAAAGATCATTGGGCCTTTATTCCACCCTCAAAAGGATCGCTTCCCATTTCTCAGAAAAACACATGGGCCCAAAATGAAATTGATCATTTCATCCTGAAAAAGTTGGAAGATTCAGGTCTCCAGCCCTCTCCAACAAGCGATAAAGCAAGTCTTCTGAGACGGCTTTCTTTTGACCTAAGGGGTCTTCCACCCAGTTTGGATGAACTGGATCAGTTTCTGGCAGATGAAAAACCAGCAGCGTTTGAGAATTGGATAGATAGGTTTCTGGAAGATCCTGCTTATGGAGAACGCATGGCAGCAGATTGGATGGATGTTGCCCGCTATGCAGACACGCATGGATATTTGGATGATACCCATCGAGAGGTCTGGCAATGGAGAGAATGGGTCATTAAGTCCTTTAATGAAAACCTCCCCTACGATCAATTCATTATTTGGCAAACGGCCGGAGACTTATTACCCAATCCAACGAAAGAACAAATTCTAGCAACCTGTTTTCAACGTCTACATCGGCAAAATCAGGAAGGAGGTGTATTGCCGGAAGAGTATCGGGTTGAGTATGTCGCAGACAGGGTTCAAACAACTTCCAAAGCTTTCCTCGGACTCACCATGGAATGCGCTCGCTGCCATGACCACAAATATGATCCGATTAGCCAGAAAGAATATTATAGTATGGCTGCTTTTTTCAATAGTACGTTTGAAACAGGCAGAGCGCCCATCGGATATGAATCCGGCCCTACGATGCTCCTGACAGATGATGAAGTTGATGCTCAAATAAAGAGCCTTAAAGGGGCGATTTCGAATAGCAAATCTATACTCCGGCAAAAAGAGCAGTCCCTGATTAAAGCTTTTGATGAATGGATGAAAAAAGAAAGGTTCAAAGCTGCTGCATCTTCCCGAAAAAACACAGCTCTATTGGCTCATTTTTCTTTTGACAAATCCACAGGAAACACTTACCCTAATATCATAAATCCCAGGAATTCGGCCATCATGATCAAAGGCAAAGCAGAGGATTATGCGGAGGAAGGTTTTAGAGGAAAAGCCATTCAATTCGATGAAGAAAATGCGGTATTATTTGGGAAAGAATTAGGACAATTTGATCGAACAGATCCCTTTAGTTTCAATCTGGCCATTTTTCCAGCTGAAGCCTATGAGGATGCCAGCATCTTTGACAATTGCGATCATAAATGGCATGCCTACAGAGGATATGAGCTCAGGATTAAAGAGGGAAAGCTTTTGTTCCGAATCAGTCATAACTATCCTCAAAATGCCCTGGAAATAATCTCAGAGCAAGCCCTTCCTGTAAATCAGTGGAGCCAGATCGCCATCAGTTATGATGGAAGTAGCAAAGCCGAGGGTATGCAGCTTTACCTGAATGGTGAAAAGATGCCAAGCAAAATCAACCTGAATCATTTATATAAGTCCAGCCTCCATACAGATAAAAATGATATGGTAGTCATGCCTTATTTTGGCCTGAACATGGGATGGCGGATGAATGATCCTAGTTTGCTGGACGGTAAACTGGATGAATTCAGCATTTATTCTCGTGAACTAAGTCCTTTGGAAATTGCAGACCTCCACCAAAGACGGAACATCAAAGATATTCTGCTATCAAACAGCCTTGAAGGAGAGGAATTGGATCTATTAAAAGACTACTATCTACTGAGTGTCAGAGATAGTCTGGAAGAAGAAAAAAGACTCAAAAAGTTAGAGCGGGAAGAGAACAAATTATTGAGTGAGATTTCTGAAATCATGGTATTGGGAGATCAGCAATCTCCCAGACCTACATTTGTTTTGAATCGGGGAGCTTACGATGATCCTCTGGAAGAAGTCTTTATGACTACTCCTGAGAAGATTCTGCCTTTCCCAGAAAAAGCAGAAAGAAACCGACTAGGTCTGGCGAAATGGCTGGTTTCTCCGGACAATCCTCTTACCGCACGAGTGATGGTAAATAGATTATGGCAAATGTGTTTTGGAGAAGGCCTGGTCCGTACGCCAGATGATTTTGGGAGCCAGGGAGCTCTCCCCAGTCATCCGGATTTGCTGGACTTTCTGGCAGTGAATTTTATTGAATCCGGCTATGATATAAAAGCCATGCTCAAATTTATACTGAGCTCTGCTACCTACCAGCAAAGCTCTGTTATAGATGAAGAATTACTAGAGAAAGATCCCGACAATATCTTATTGGCCAGAGCGCCCAGATATCGACTTTCTGCTGAAATGCTCCGTGATCAGGCATTGGCTGCCAGTGAACTTCTGGTACGAAAACCAGGTGGTGAAAGCATCAAACCCTATCAGCCCAAAGGTTTGTGGGCGGAAGCAGCCTTTCAGGCCTGGGCAAATTATCAGCAGGATACTGGAGAAGATCTCTATAAGCGAAGCTTGTATATTTATTGGAAGCGAAACACCCCGCATCCCTTTATGACCACCTTCGATATTCCGGATCGGGCAAGTTGTACAGTAAAGCGCCTGCGAACCAGTAGTCCGCTTCAGTCTTTGATGCTGCTCAATTACCCACAATTTCCAGAAGCAGCCAGAGCATTGGCAGAATGGACCATGAAAAAGGGAGGAGAAAACCTTGAGGAAAGACTTATTTATATCTACAGAAAACTGAGTAGTCATTTTCCGGATGAAACAAGCATGCAATTGATGAAGGAATTTTATGAATCTGAATATAAAAGGTTCCAAGAAGCAGAAGGGTCTGCCCAGGACTTTCTTTCTGTGGGAGAATACGAGCTACAAGCACAATCAGATCTTCCTCAATTGGCAAGCCTGGCATCTCTGAGTCTCAGTCTCTTAAATACGACCCCTGTTTATATGAAACAATAA
- a CDS encoding diphthine--ammonia ligase produces MIQSFFNWSGGKDSSFTLYKVLQADKFEVKALLTNISEEYERISMHGVRKELLVAQAQQLNIPLHTLSLPKGIDMEAYGKLVNNKIAEFKRAGIDTAIFGDIFLEDLRKYREDQLAKVGIKAVFPIWKKDTRELVQEFIELGFKAYVVCCNARLMGKEFVGCLIDEDFLANLPKEVDPCGENGEFHSYVFDGPIFQEEIKVKVGEKILRSYQKEEEETNWDSEYWYCDLLAE; encoded by the coding sequence ATGATTCAGAGTTTCTTCAATTGGAGCGGAGGAAAGGACTCCTCTTTTACCCTCTATAAAGTTTTACAAGCAGACAAATTTGAGGTAAAGGCCCTGCTCACCAATATCAGTGAAGAGTATGAACGCATCTCTATGCATGGGGTACGCAAAGAACTTCTTGTGGCGCAAGCTCAGCAATTAAATATTCCCCTTCACACCCTTTCCCTTCCAAAAGGAATCGATATGGAGGCTTATGGCAAACTTGTCAATAACAAGATTGCTGAATTTAAACGGGCAGGTATAGATACAGCCATATTCGGAGACATCTTTCTGGAGGACTTACGAAAGTATAGAGAGGATCAATTGGCGAAAGTCGGGATAAAAGCCGTCTTCCCGATCTGGAAAAAAGATACCCGGGAATTGGTGCAAGAGTTTATAGAGCTAGGATTTAAAGCCTATGTAGTTTGCTGCAATGCCCGACTGATGGGCAAAGAATTTGTAGGTTGCCTCATTGATGAAGACTTTTTAGCCAATCTTCCCAAAGAAGTCGATCCCTGTGGAGAGAATGGCGAGTTTCACAGCTATGTTTTTGATGGACCCATTTTTCAGGAGGAAATAAAAGTGAAAGTAGGTGAAAAGATCCTGCGGAGCTATCAGAAAGAGGAGGAAGAAACCAATTGGGATAGTGAGTATTGGTATTGTGATTTGTTGGCGGAATAG
- a CDS encoding DUF1501 domain-containing protein — protein MDQDFHKEIQKRDRRSFLSTSTLGLGALSLSLLGGAGTLLGQTSQAETKIPTTIGELPHHIAKAKRVIFLFQAGGPSQMDLFDHKPILSQRHGEEMPKSIRGKQRVSGMTASQGKFPITASHFSFQQYGESRAWISELLPYTAQVADDLCFVKSMHTNAINHTPGVSFFQTGSEQSGRPSFGSWVSYGLGSDNEDLPAFVVLLSRAQRVQITLNSSLWSNGFLPTFHQGVQFRSGKDPVLYLNNPAGIDRRSRRKALDLIKSLNEREQAKSGDPEIASQIAQYEMAYRMQTSVPGVVDISNEPQYILDMYGKDAQIPGTYAANCLLARRLAEQGVKFIQLYHMGWDHHSDLPSRLQDTCRETDQASAALVKDLKQRGLWEDTLIVWGGEFGRTAFSQGTVTPDNYGRDHHPRCFTVWLSGGGIKPGISYGETDDFSYNIVKDPVHVHDLQATLLHQLGLDHERLTFKHQGRRYRLTDVHGQIVKGILS, from the coding sequence ATGGATCAGGATTTTCATAAAGAAATACAAAAACGGGATAGACGAAGCTTCCTCTCCACATCCACCCTGGGACTGGGAGCTCTGAGTCTTTCATTATTAGGGGGAGCTGGAACTTTGCTGGGCCAGACTTCTCAGGCAGAGACAAAAATACCAACAACTATAGGAGAGCTTCCCCATCATATCGCAAAGGCCAAGCGTGTTATTTTTCTCTTCCAGGCAGGAGGTCCCTCTCAAATGGATCTTTTCGACCACAAGCCCATCCTCAGTCAACGACATGGGGAAGAAATGCCCAAATCTATCCGAGGCAAGCAACGGGTTTCTGGTATGACTGCCTCTCAGGGTAAATTCCCCATTACTGCTTCCCATTTTTCCTTTCAACAATACGGAGAAAGTCGAGCCTGGATCAGCGAACTACTCCCCTACACGGCTCAAGTCGCTGATGATCTCTGTTTTGTAAAAAGTATGCATACCAATGCCATCAATCACACCCCTGGAGTAAGCTTCTTTCAAACAGGTTCTGAGCAAAGCGGAAGGCCCAGTTTTGGTTCCTGGGTAAGTTATGGACTGGGAAGTGATAATGAAGATTTGCCAGCCTTTGTAGTTCTACTTTCACGTGCTCAGCGGGTTCAAATCACCCTCAACTCCAGCTTATGGAGCAATGGATTTTTACCTACCTTCCATCAAGGGGTACAATTTCGGTCCGGGAAAGATCCTGTTTTATACCTCAATAATCCAGCTGGCATTGATCGGAGAAGCAGGCGAAAAGCACTTGACCTGATCAAAAGTTTAAATGAAAGAGAACAGGCAAAAAGTGGAGATCCGGAAATAGCAAGTCAGATCGCACAATATGAAATGGCCTATCGTATGCAGACCTCTGTTCCGGGTGTCGTTGATATTTCCAATGAACCCCAGTATATCCTGGATATGTACGGCAAGGATGCCCAAATCCCGGGAACCTATGCAGCCAATTGTTTGCTTGCCCGGAGATTGGCAGAACAAGGGGTGAAATTTATCCAATTGTACCACATGGGATGGGACCATCACTCTGATTTGCCTTCCCGATTGCAAGATACTTGTAGAGAGACCGATCAGGCTTCAGCTGCCCTGGTAAAAGACCTTAAACAAAGAGGCTTATGGGAAGATACCCTAATAGTTTGGGGAGGTGAATTTGGAAGAACGGCTTTTTCGCAAGGGACGGTTACGCCCGACAATTATGGTCGGGATCATCACCCTCGCTGCTTTACAGTCTGGCTTTCAGGGGGAGGAATTAAGCCGGGAATTTCCTATGGAGAAACCGATGACTTCAGCTACAATATTGTCAAAGATCCGGTTCATGTACATGACCTGCAGGCGACTCTTTTGCATCAATTGGGACTGGACCATGAACGACTTACTTTCAAACATCAGGGTCGAAGATATAGGCTTACAGATGTACATGGACAAATCGTAAAAGGGATTCTCAGTTAG